A genomic region of Phenylobacterium parvum contains the following coding sequences:
- a CDS encoding VWA domain-containing protein, with protein MQAALEDFFRALRAADVRVSPAEAIDAHRTVEVVGFANRELFRDALCATLAKSGDEVTRFESVFDTFFDRRSDAVAPAPPPAGAGSDPLEGLPPEAQDSDLARMLLDGDGAALAQAMEAAAERAEVSKIRLSTQRARLTRRLLEEMGLSEIERILAAARRLGGPGEAAADRLEAARKALAAQAAAYVERQHELYAAGSGKMLREEMLARKALNAEGGIDPVDLAMMQALVKRMAKRLADRYSRRRNVAWTGHLDVRRTLRKSMGYGGMPFDIVFKTKKVDKPSIVAICDVSKSVAAAAQFLLTFLYSLNEVVDRLDAFAFSGRLISVNQVLDDHPVETAIFEVLKQIGFQQTDYGRALEDFAEKHLDRIDRHTTVIILGDARTNYANPRLDILATIQQRSRAVIWLNPEPDSYWSQGDSVMNRYERFCHVAKTCNTLEQLERIIEDVLRTYIPR; from the coding sequence ATGCAGGCGGCGCTCGAGGACTTCTTCCGCGCCCTGCGGGCCGCGGACGTTCGGGTCTCCCCGGCGGAGGCGATCGACGCCCATCGGACGGTGGAGGTCGTGGGTTTCGCCAATCGCGAGCTTTTCCGGGACGCCCTGTGCGCCACCCTGGCCAAGTCCGGCGACGAGGTGACGCGGTTCGAGAGCGTCTTCGACACCTTCTTCGACCGCCGCAGCGACGCGGTCGCCCCCGCCCCGCCCCCCGCCGGCGCCGGGAGTGATCCCCTGGAGGGCCTGCCGCCGGAGGCGCAGGACTCTGACCTCGCCCGGATGCTTCTCGACGGCGACGGCGCGGCCCTGGCCCAGGCCATGGAGGCCGCCGCCGAACGGGCGGAGGTCTCGAAGATCCGCCTGTCGACCCAGAGGGCCCGCCTGACCCGTCGCCTGCTGGAGGAGATGGGCCTGTCCGAGATCGAGCGGATCCTGGCGGCGGCGCGACGCCTCGGCGGCCCGGGCGAAGCCGCGGCCGACCGCCTCGAAGCCGCCCGCAAGGCCCTGGCGGCCCAGGCCGCGGCCTATGTGGAGCGCCAGCACGAACTGTACGCCGCCGGCAGCGGCAAGATGCTCCGCGAGGAAATGCTGGCCCGCAAGGCGCTTAACGCAGAGGGCGGCATCGACCCTGTCGACCTCGCCATGATGCAGGCCCTGGTCAAGCGCATGGCCAAGCGCCTGGCGGACCGCTACTCCCGTCGCCGGAACGTCGCCTGGACCGGCCACCTGGATGTCCGCCGGACGCTTCGCAAGTCCATGGGCTACGGCGGCATGCCCTTCGACATCGTCTTCAAGACCAAGAAGGTCGACAAGCCGTCCATCGTCGCCATCTGCGACGTCTCCAAGTCGGTGGCCGCCGCCGCCCAGTTCCTGCTGACCTTCCTCTACTCCCTCAACGAGGTGGTCGATCGCCTGGACGCCTTCGCCTTCTCGGGGCGGCTGATCAGCGTGAACCAGGTGCTCGACGATCACCCGGTGGAGACCGCCATCTTCGAGGTGCTCAAGCAGATCGGCTTCCAGCAGACCGATTATGGACGCGCCCTGGAGGATTTCGCCGAGAAACACCTGGACCGTATCGACCGGCACACCACGGTGATCATCCTGGGCGACGCGCGGACGAACTACGCCAATCCCCGCCTCGACATCCTGGCGACAATCCAGCAGCGCTCACGCGCCGTGATCTGGCTGAACCCCGAGCCCGACAGCTACTGGAGCCAGGGCGACAGCGTGATGAACCGCTATGAGCGGTTCTGCCACGTGGCCAAGACCTGCAATACGCTCGAGCAGCTCGAACGCATCATCGAGGACGTCCTGCGGACCTACATCCCGCGCTGA
- a CDS encoding AAA family ATPase, producing the protein MTSSPDAAFDAAQSPHLASVESLVSGLAGVGYIASRRIATALYMAVKLQKPILVEGTAGVGKTELALSTAALLGLPLIRMQCYEGLDESKALYEWKYGKQLLYTQILKDRMGVALSDAPDMDAAMDRLHGMGDLFFSEPFLEPRPLMKALQERAGCVLLIDEIDKSDEAFEAFLLEVLSAYQVSIPEIGVLKAETPPIVFLTSNNVRDLGDALKRRCLHLHIPLPDAALEQRIVASRVPGIEARLNTQLVSFVQSLRGLDLRKSPSISETVDWARALILLNAGALEGEVVRDTLNVLLKFEQDIAAVEPQIAELVRQAAG; encoded by the coding sequence TTGACTTCTTCCCCGGACGCGGCCTTCGACGCCGCCCAGTCGCCTCACCTCGCCTCTGTCGAGTCCCTGGTCTCCGGCCTGGCCGGGGTCGGCTACATCGCCTCCCGCAGGATCGCCACGGCCCTGTACATGGCCGTCAAGCTGCAGAAGCCCATCCTGGTCGAGGGTACGGCGGGCGTCGGTAAGACCGAGCTGGCCCTGTCCACCGCCGCCCTGCTCGGCCTGCCCCTGATCCGCATGCAGTGCTACGAGGGCCTGGACGAGTCCAAGGCCCTCTACGAGTGGAAGTACGGCAAGCAGCTCCTCTACACCCAGATCCTGAAGGACCGGATGGGCGTGGCCCTGTCCGACGCGCCCGACATGGACGCGGCCATGGACCGGCTGCACGGCATGGGGGACCTCTTCTTCTCCGAGCCCTTCCTGGAGCCGCGGCCTCTGATGAAGGCCCTTCAGGAGCGGGCCGGGTGCGTCCTGCTCATCGACGAGATCGACAAGTCGGATGAGGCCTTCGAGGCCTTCCTGCTGGAGGTCCTGTCGGCCTACCAGGTCTCCATCCCCGAGATCGGGGTGCTGAAGGCCGAGACCCCGCCGATCGTCTTCCTGACGTCCAACAATGTCCGCGACCTGGGCGATGCGCTGAAGCGGCGCTGCCTGCACCTGCACATCCCCCTGCCCGACGCCGCCCTCGAGCAGAGGATCGTGGCCAGCCGGGTGCCGGGGATCGAGGCCCGCCTCAACACTCAGCTGGTCAGCTTCGTGCAGTCCCTTCGAGGCCTGGACCTGCGCAAGTCGCCGTCCATCTCCGAGACGGTGGACTGGGCGCGGGCCCTGATCCTGCTCAACGCCGGCGCCCTCGAGGGCGAGGTGGTCCGCGACACCCTGAACGTGCTCCTGAAGTTCGAGCAGGACATCGCCGCGGTGGAGCCGCAGATCGCCGAGCTCGTCCGCCAGGCGGCGGGCTGA
- a CDS encoding cytochrome P450, whose translation MAHEDLRIPDEYAQTLVDPVAYADGRVFRTYDWLRANQPLGRAEVAGVDPFWVVTRHADILEISRQNDLFLNGDKSPTLVSQEADARIREMMGGSPHLLRTLIHMDAPDHPKYRALTQAWFMPQNLRSLEGRIREIARASVEKMAATGGRCDFVREVALHYPLHVVMEILGVPEADEPRMLTLTQELFGAADPELGRAARGEDESIPAAAGAEGRRMDLGVITDFFNYFNALSADRRATPRQDLASVIANAQIDGRPISELEAMSYYIIVATAGHDTTSSSTAGAFWALAERPGELAKLKADPSLISGLVDESIRWTTPVKTFMRTVAADTEIGGRAMSKGDWLMLCYASGNRDESVFPDPHEFRVDRSPNKHLAFGYGAHLCLGQHLAKMEMRILWEELIPRLKSLELDGTPAMSQAVFVNGPKTLPVRFELA comes from the coding sequence ATGGCCCATGAAGACCTGAGGATACCGGACGAGTACGCCCAGACCCTCGTAGACCCTGTCGCCTATGCCGACGGACGGGTCTTCAGGACCTATGACTGGCTGCGGGCGAACCAGCCCCTGGGTCGGGCCGAGGTGGCCGGCGTGGATCCCTTCTGGGTGGTGACCCGTCATGCGGACATCCTGGAGATCAGCCGCCAGAACGACCTCTTCCTGAATGGCGACAAGTCCCCGACCCTCGTCAGCCAGGAAGCGGACGCCCGGATCCGCGAGATGATGGGCGGCAGCCCGCACCTGCTGCGCACCCTCATCCACATGGATGCGCCCGACCATCCCAAGTACCGCGCCCTGACCCAGGCCTGGTTCATGCCGCAGAACCTGCGGAGCCTTGAGGGGCGGATCCGCGAGATCGCCCGGGCGTCGGTGGAGAAGATGGCCGCCACCGGTGGGCGCTGCGACTTCGTCCGCGAGGTGGCGCTGCACTATCCCCTGCACGTGGTGATGGAGATCCTGGGCGTGCCGGAGGCGGACGAGCCGCGGATGCTCACCCTGACGCAGGAGCTCTTCGGCGCCGCCGACCCGGAGCTTGGCCGCGCCGCCCGCGGCGAGGACGAGTCCATCCCCGCGGCGGCGGGCGCCGAAGGCCGCCGGATGGACCTCGGCGTCATCACGGACTTCTTCAACTACTTCAACGCCCTGTCCGCCGACCGCCGGGCCACGCCCCGGCAGGACCTGGCCAGCGTGATCGCGAACGCCCAGATCGACGGGCGGCCGATCTCCGAGCTGGAGGCGATGAGCTATTACATCATCGTCGCCACGGCCGGCCATGACACGACCTCATCCTCCACCGCCGGCGCCTTCTGGGCCCTGGCGGAGCGGCCCGGGGAACTGGCCAAGCTGAAGGCGGACCCCTCTCTGATCTCCGGCCTGGTGGACGAGTCCATCCGCTGGACCACGCCGGTGAAGACCTTCATGCGCACGGTCGCCGCCGATACCGAGATCGGTGGCCGCGCCATGTCGAAGGGCGACTGGCTGATGCTCTGCTACGCCTCCGGAAACCGGGACGAGTCCGTCTTCCCGGATCCCCACGAGTTCCGGGTCGACCGCTCGCCCAACAAGCACCTGGCCTTCGGCTATGGCGCCCACCTGTGCCTGGGCCAGCACCTTGCGAAGATGGAGATGCGGATCCTCTGGGAAGAGCTGATCCCGCGGCTGAAGTCCCTGGAGCTCGACGGGACCCCGGCCATGAGCCAGGCGGTCTTCGTCAACGGCCCCAAGACCCTGCCCGTCCGCTTCGAACTGGCCTGA
- a CDS encoding phosphotransferase family protein has translation MTSADLAPRLAAYAASRMPGAAGVEVRDLSRISGGASRQTYRFRLAWTEAGERRERRLILRRDPPASLIDTERRVEFAAYSAFHGSEVPVPEMIWLEEGTEALDQPFSVAEEITGFEAAPALLWTEPYLASHEALARTKWTILGEIARADPFALGLDAVMPPPEPAACAFRELDMWEKVLDEDQAEPLPITRAAIRWLRANPPPAAQKIGVVHGDFRTGNFLYDRQGGIHGVLDWEMAHLGDPLEDLGWSLNPVWNFKRNLAGGLVPDAVAIAHWEAGSGLTADPAAVHWWTLFNCVKGQAIWISSARAWIDGGNREPIMVLPAWGMQNAQDRAILKVMDRL, from the coding sequence GTGACTTCGGCGGACCTCGCGCCCCGCCTGGCGGCCTACGCCGCCAGCCGCATGCCGGGGGCCGCCGGCGTGGAGGTCCGGGACCTGTCCCGGATCTCCGGCGGCGCCTCCCGCCAGACCTACCGCTTCCGGCTCGCCTGGACGGAAGCGGGCGAGCGCCGTGAGCGTCGCCTGATCCTGCGCCGGGACCCGCCGGCCAGCCTGATCGACACGGAGCGGCGGGTGGAGTTCGCCGCCTACAGCGCCTTCCACGGCTCCGAGGTCCCGGTGCCGGAGATGATCTGGCTGGAGGAAGGGACCGAGGCCCTCGACCAGCCCTTCTCCGTCGCCGAGGAGATCACCGGCTTCGAGGCGGCCCCCGCCTTGCTCTGGACGGAACCCTACCTCGCCTCGCACGAGGCGCTGGCCCGCACCAAGTGGACCATCCTCGGCGAGATCGCCCGGGCGGACCCCTTCGCCCTCGGCCTCGACGCGGTCATGCCGCCTCCGGAGCCGGCGGCCTGCGCCTTTCGGGAACTGGACATGTGGGAGAAGGTCCTGGACGAGGACCAGGCCGAGCCCTTGCCCATCACCCGTGCTGCGATCCGCTGGCTCAGGGCCAACCCGCCACCGGCCGCCCAGAAGATCGGCGTTGTCCATGGCGATTTCCGGACCGGCAACTTCCTCTACGACCGCCAGGGCGGGATACACGGCGTCCTCGACTGGGAGATGGCCCACCTGGGCGATCCGCTCGAGGACCTCGGCTGGAGCCTCAACCCGGTCTGGAACTTCAAGCGGAACCTGGCGGGAGGGCTGGTCCCGGACGCCGTCGCCATCGCCCACTGGGAGGCCGGCAGCGGCCTTACGGCCGACCCCGCCGCCGTGCACTGGTGGACCCTCTTCAACTGCGTGAAGGGCCAGGCGATCTGGATTTCCTCGGCCCGCGCCTGGATCGACGGCGGCAACCGCGAGCCGATCATGGTGCTGCCCGCCTGGGGCATGCAGAACGCCCAGGACCGCGCCATCCTCAAGGTCATGGATCGCCTGTGA
- a CDS encoding Zn-ribbon domain-containing OB-fold protein has protein sequence MARILPEPTPETRHFWEGCRDGELRLQRCTDCKNTYFPPRAFCPSCASRQVEVYAASGRGVLWSYVINHRPRQDMGTEPYAIAVVKLEEGPTMMTNIVGCPQTPEALVLDMPVKVRFEKQTDDISLPLFEPAKS, from the coding sequence ATGGCCCGAATCCTGCCTGAACCCACGCCGGAGACCCGGCATTTCTGGGAGGGGTGCCGCGATGGCGAGCTTCGCCTGCAGCGCTGCACGGACTGCAAGAACACCTATTTCCCGCCGCGGGCCTTCTGTCCCTCCTGCGCCTCGCGACAGGTCGAGGTCTACGCCGCCAGCGGCCGCGGCGTGCTGTGGTCCTACGTGATCAACCACCGCCCCCGCCAGGACATGGGGACAGAGCCCTACGCCATCGCCGTGGTGAAGCTTGAGGAAGGCCCGACGATGATGACCAACATCGTCGGCTGCCCGCAGACCCCCGAGGCCCTGGTCCTCGACATGCCCGTGAAGGTCCGCTTCGAGAAGCAGACCGATGACATCTCCCTGCCGCTCTTCGAGCCGGCCAAGTCCTGA
- a CDS encoding thiolase C-terminal domain-containing protein, which yields MKQNSVAVVGAAETTKMGKIPDVSVIGLHADAALNAMADAGLKPSDIDGVATAGISPVELAHYLGIKPTYADGTSVGGCSFMLHVRHAAAAINAGLAKTILITHGESGRSRVGAGGFGRAPSSLMGQFEMPYGVTSPPTMFTVPVLRYMKTYGVTEEDLANVAVVQREWAALNPRASFKDPITVNDVLNSPMIAWPFRMLMCCLVTDGGGALILTSADRAKDFPQKPVYILGTGESVETPLVSQMYDFTSSTAFKISGKKAFEEAGITHADVDHLMIYDAFAHLPLYGLEDLGFCKPGEAKDFIRERNTAIGGKLPLNTNGGGLSYMHSGMYGMYALQESVRQMRGTAAAQVKDAKISIAHGVGGMFAASGTIVFTNEK from the coding sequence ATGAAGCAGAATTCTGTTGCGGTCGTCGGCGCCGCCGAGACCACCAAGATGGGCAAGATTCCGGATGTGTCCGTGATCGGCCTCCACGCGGACGCCGCCCTGAACGCCATGGCGGACGCCGGCCTGAAGCCCTCGGACATCGATGGCGTCGCCACGGCCGGGATCTCCCCGGTTGAACTGGCCCACTACCTGGGCATCAAGCCGACCTATGCCGACGGCACCAGCGTGGGCGGATGCTCCTTCATGCTGCACGTCCGGCATGCGGCGGCGGCCATCAACGCCGGTCTGGCCAAGACCATCCTGATCACGCACGGCGAATCCGGCCGCAGCCGGGTGGGCGCAGGAGGCTTCGGCCGCGCGCCGTCCAGCCTGATGGGCCAGTTCGAGATGCCCTATGGCGTCACCAGCCCGCCGACCATGTTCACCGTCCCGGTCCTTCGCTACATGAAGACCTACGGCGTGACCGAGGAGGACCTGGCCAACGTGGCCGTGGTCCAGAGGGAATGGGCGGCCCTGAATCCCCGGGCCAGCTTCAAGGACCCGATCACCGTCAACGACGTCCTGAACTCGCCGATGATCGCCTGGCCCTTCCGGATGCTGATGTGCTGCCTGGTCACCGATGGCGGCGGCGCCCTCATCCTGACCAGCGCCGACCGGGCCAAGGACTTCCCGCAGAAGCCTGTCTACATCCTGGGCACGGGGGAAAGCGTCGAGACCCCCCTGGTCTCGCAGATGTACGACTTCACCTCGTCCACGGCCTTCAAGATCTCGGGCAAGAAGGCCTTTGAAGAGGCGGGCATCACCCACGCCGACGTCGATCACCTGATGATCTACGACGCCTTCGCCCACCTGCCGCTCTATGGTCTGGAGGACCTTGGGTTCTGCAAGCCTGGCGAGGCCAAGGACTTCATCCGCGAGCGCAACACCGCCATCGGCGGCAAGCTGCCCCTCAACACAAATGGCGGCGGGCTCTCCTACATGCACTCGGGCATGTACGGCATGTACGCCCTCCAGGAGAGCGTGCGGCAGATGCGCGGCACGGCGGCGGCACAGGTGAAGGACGCGAAGATCAGTATCGCCCATGGGGTCGGCGGCATGTTCGCCGCCTCGGGGACGATCGTCTTCACGAACGAAAAATAG
- a CDS encoding CehA/McbA family metallohydrolase, which translates to MLHLVLQGPGCSMNGRILAALAAGVLFLLAFGLPAEAASRPPDLVLDGAVRRTDHQTFREIPFRVPPGVDRLRVELSHDGATNKTVLDLGVRDPERLRGWSGGARTSFEIGESGATPGYLAGPLPPGRWKILLGAPNVRPDATALYTVRIWFGRSAKGPDPVFSPPVREAAAWYRGDLHLHTAHSDGRCASVTGRPAPCPAFLTFQAAREAGLDFIALSEHNTTSQAAVVQELSAYFDDLLVIPAREVTTFEGHANVYGTWAPLDFRIGRGDAAGLKALLDAAEAEGALVAPNHPGLPSGEICMGCGWTAATDWSRIPALEVISGGAPALGMDGAFSGLALWDRLLSQGLRVTGIAGSDTHDPLRTDPAAPRIGRPATVVFSDGLSTPGVLAGIRAGRVFIDLAGDASGVRLDYAATTAEGGRAVMGGLLSAPQDSMLDVEVTLVGSPAGGRLRSAGGVTPIDLPVAGSVVLPRIKVLPGARWFRFELVGADGRRRLIGNPIYLTPGAPNS; encoded by the coding sequence ATGCTGCATCTTGTGCTGCAGGGCCCGGGGTGCAGCATGAACGGGCGGATCCTCGCCGCCCTTGCGGCGGGGGTTCTCTTTCTGCTGGCGTTCGGACTTCCGGCGGAGGCCGCATCGCGGCCTCCGGACCTCGTGCTGGACGGCGCGGTTCGCCGGACGGATCACCAGACCTTCCGCGAGATTCCCTTCCGGGTTCCACCGGGGGTCGATCGTCTGCGCGTGGAGCTCTCGCACGACGGCGCGACGAACAAGACCGTCCTCGACCTTGGTGTCCGGGACCCCGAGCGGCTGCGTGGCTGGAGCGGCGGCGCACGGACGAGCTTCGAGATCGGCGAGTCGGGCGCCACGCCGGGCTATCTTGCCGGGCCCCTGCCGCCGGGTCGGTGGAAGATCCTCCTCGGCGCGCCCAATGTCCGTCCGGACGCCACGGCGCTCTACACCGTCCGGATCTGGTTCGGGCGGTCTGCGAAGGGACCGGATCCGGTGTTCAGCCCGCCCGTCCGGGAGGCCGCGGCCTGGTACCGGGGCGACCTGCACCTTCACACAGCCCATTCAGACGGCCGCTGCGCCTCGGTGACAGGGCGACCCGCCCCCTGTCCGGCCTTTCTCACCTTCCAGGCCGCCCGCGAAGCCGGCCTCGATTTCATCGCGCTCAGCGAGCACAACACGACCTCCCAGGCGGCCGTGGTCCAGGAACTGTCCGCCTATTTCGATGATCTCCTGGTCATCCCCGCCCGCGAGGTGACGACCTTCGAGGGGCACGCCAATGTCTATGGAACCTGGGCGCCGCTGGATTTCCGGATCGGACGGGGCGACGCCGCAGGCCTGAAGGCTCTGCTGGATGCGGCCGAAGCCGAGGGCGCCCTGGTGGCGCCCAACCATCCCGGCCTGCCCTCGGGTGAGATCTGCATGGGCTGCGGCTGGACCGCCGCGACCGACTGGTCGCGCATCCCGGCGCTTGAGGTCATCAGTGGCGGCGCCCCCGCCCTGGGAATGGACGGAGCCTTCTCGGGTCTGGCCCTCTGGGACCGGCTGCTCAGCCAGGGACTTCGGGTGACAGGGATCGCCGGTTCCGACACCCACGATCCCCTCCGGACCGATCCGGCGGCTCCGCGTATCGGAAGGCCGGCGACGGTGGTGTTTTCTGATGGACTCTCGACGCCTGGCGTCCTGGCCGGGATCCGGGCGGGTCGGGTCTTCATCGATCTTGCAGGCGATGCCTCCGGGGTCCGTCTGGACTATGCCGCGACGACGGCGGAGGGCGGTCGCGCGGTCATGGGCGGGCTCCTGTCCGCCCCGCAGGATTCCATGCTCGACGTCGAGGTGACCCTTGTCGGGTCGCCTGCGGGCGGCCGGCTCAGGTCGGCGGGTGGCGTCACGCCCATCGACCTGCCTGTCGCCGGATCCGTTGTCCTGCCCAGGATCAAGGTCCTGCCCGGGGCCCGCTGGTTCCGGTTCGAACTTGTGGGCGCAGATGGCCGCAGGCGACTGATCGGCAATCCGATCTATCTCACGCCGGGAGCGCCCAACTCCTGA
- a CDS encoding response regulator has protein sequence MGFSSDSRARFNLEQVSILLLEETPLGMSVLVQIMNGFGGRKLHRCDSVEKAQKIVRETELDLLIVDAMASGGGYDFVHWLRSSGIRPNCYAPVLLTAAHTPAAAIVNARDCGAHIVMAKPLTPKAVLDRIIWVARAGRRFVESDKFVGPDRRFKDAGVPKGVGAGRRREDSAQGRD, from the coding sequence ATGGGATTTTCGTCGGACTCGCGCGCGCGTTTCAACCTGGAGCAGGTGTCCATCCTGCTCCTGGAGGAAACCCCGCTGGGCATGTCGGTGCTGGTCCAGATCATGAATGGGTTCGGCGGCCGCAAGCTTCATCGCTGCGACAGCGTCGAGAAGGCGCAGAAGATCGTCCGGGAAACCGAACTCGACCTTCTGATCGTTGACGCCATGGCGTCTGGCGGCGGCTATGATTTCGTCCACTGGCTCAGGAGCTCGGGGATCCGGCCGAACTGCTATGCGCCCGTCCTCCTGACAGCGGCGCACACGCCTGCAGCGGCGATCGTGAACGCTCGGGACTGTGGCGCACATATCGTCATGGCCAAGCCGCTCACGCCCAAGGCCGTGCTGGACCGCATCATCTGGGTCGCCCGTGCGGGGCGCAGGTTCGTTGAGAGCGACAAGTTTGTGGGACCAGACCGGCGCTTCAAGGACGCCGGGGTTCCGAAAGGCGTTGGGGCAGGGCGGCGGCGAGAGGATTCCGCCCAGGGAAGAGACTAG
- a CDS encoding S-(hydroxymethyl)glutathione dehydrogenase/class III alcohol dehydrogenase, with the protein MKTRAAVAFEAKRPLEIVEVDLEGPRAGEVLVEIRATGVCHTDAYTLDGLDSEGLFPSILGHEGAGVVLEVGPGVTSVRPGDHVIPLYTPECRQCKSCLSRKTNLCTAIRATQGRGVMPDGASRFSYKGQAIAHYMGCSTFANHTVLPEIAVAKIRPDAPFDKACYIGCGVTTGVGAVVNTAGVEAGANVIVFGLGGIGLNVIQGARLVGAGRIIGVDINPAREAWGQRFGMTDFVNPREVEGDLVQHLVALTDGGADYTFDCTGNTDVMRQALEACHRGWGESIIIGVAEAGREIATRPFQLVTGRVWKGTAFGGARGRTDVPKIVDWYMEGKIQIDPMITHVLPLERINEAFDLMHAGESIRSVVVF; encoded by the coding sequence ATGAAGACCCGCGCCGCCGTCGCCTTCGAGGCAAAACGCCCGCTCGAGATCGTCGAGGTCGACCTGGAAGGCCCGCGCGCCGGAGAGGTCCTGGTGGAGATCAGGGCGACCGGCGTCTGCCACACCGACGCCTACACCCTGGACGGGCTGGATTCCGAAGGCCTGTTCCCCTCCATCCTGGGCCATGAGGGCGCCGGGGTGGTGCTGGAGGTGGGCCCGGGTGTCACCAGTGTACGCCCCGGCGACCATGTCATCCCGCTCTACACGCCGGAATGCCGTCAGTGCAAAAGCTGCCTGTCGCGCAAGACCAACCTCTGCACGGCCATCCGCGCGACCCAGGGCAGGGGGGTGATGCCCGACGGCGCCAGCCGCTTTTCCTACAAGGGCCAGGCCATCGCCCACTACATGGGCTGCTCGACCTTCGCCAATCACACGGTCCTTCCGGAAATCGCCGTCGCGAAGATCCGGCCCGACGCCCCCTTCGACAAGGCCTGCTACATCGGGTGCGGCGTCACGACGGGGGTCGGCGCCGTGGTGAACACCGCCGGCGTGGAAGCCGGAGCCAACGTCATCGTCTTCGGCCTGGGCGGGATCGGCCTCAACGTCATCCAGGGCGCGCGCCTTGTGGGGGCCGGAAGGATCATCGGGGTCGACATCAACCCCGCCCGGGAGGCCTGGGGCCAGCGCTTCGGCATGACCGACTTCGTCAATCCCCGCGAGGTGGAGGGCGACCTTGTCCAGCACCTGGTGGCCCTGACCGACGGCGGCGCGGACTACACCTTCGACTGCACCGGCAACACCGACGTCATGCGTCAGGCGCTGGAGGCCTGCCATCGCGGCTGGGGCGAGAGCATCATCATCGGCGTCGCCGAGGCGGGCCGGGAGATCGCCACCCGTCCCTTCCAGCTGGTCACCGGGCGGGTCTGGAAGGGCACGGCCTTCGGCGGCGCCCGGGGCCGGACCGATGTGCCGAAGATCGTGGACTGGTACATGGAGGGGAAGATCCAGATCGACCCCATGATCACCCACGTCCTGCCGCTCGAGCGCATCAACGAGGCCTTCGACCTCATGCACGCCGGCGAAAGCATCCGCAGCGTCGTCGTTTTCTGA
- a CDS encoding NAD(P)H-dependent flavin oxidoreductase: protein MIKTRITDMLGIQYPIIQAPMGWIARSALASAVSNAGGMGIIETSSGDLPAVREEIQKMKGLTDKPFGVNIAQAYVRDADIVSFVVDQGVKFVTTSAGDPNRYCAALKEAGLTVFHVVPSLAAAIKAIEAGVDGLVVEGGEGGGFKSSREVSTMVLLPLVCSRLDVPIVAAGGISDGRGMAAAFALGAEGVQMGTRMVSAAESPVHQNWKSAIVEAKETDTVFLNRFGPGPACRALRTEKTTLLEKEPGENGVAPEFRRSQELYFGGDMEASIALSGQVAGRIDSVKPVAEIISEMVGEFESIMDGLSARYARARA from the coding sequence ATGATCAAGACCCGCATCACCGACATGCTCGGCATCCAGTATCCCATCATCCAGGCGCCCATGGGATGGATCGCCCGCTCGGCCCTGGCCTCGGCCGTGTCCAACGCCGGCGGCATGGGGATCATCGAGACCTCGTCAGGCGACCTGCCCGCCGTCCGCGAGGAAATCCAGAAGATGAAGGGGCTCACGGACAAGCCCTTCGGCGTCAATATCGCCCAGGCCTATGTGCGCGACGCGGATATCGTCTCCTTCGTGGTCGACCAGGGTGTGAAGTTCGTGACCACCTCGGCCGGGGATCCCAACCGCTATTGCGCGGCCCTCAAGGAAGCGGGCCTGACCGTCTTCCACGTGGTCCCGTCCCTGGCGGCGGCGATCAAGGCCATCGAGGCGGGAGTGGACGGCCTGGTCGTCGAAGGCGGCGAGGGCGGCGGCTTCAAGAGCTCGCGCGAGGTCTCGACCATGGTTCTCCTGCCCCTGGTCTGCTCCAGGCTGGATGTGCCCATCGTGGCAGCGGGCGGAATCTCGGACGGTCGCGGGATGGCGGCGGCCTTCGCCCTGGGCGCCGAAGGGGTCCAGATGGGAACCCGCATGGTGTCGGCCGCCGAGAGCCCCGTGCACCAGAACTGGAAGTCCGCCATCGTTGAGGCGAAGGAGACGGACACCGTCTTCCTGAACCGCTTCGGGCCGGGACCGGCCTGCCGGGCCCTGCGCACCGAGAAGACCACCCTCCTGGAGAAGGAGCCAGGCGAGAACGGCGTCGCGCCCGAGTTCCGGCGGTCGCAGGAACTCTACTTCGGCGGCGACATGGAGGCCTCCATCGCCCTTTCGGGCCAGGTGGCGGGCCGCATCGATTCGGTGAAGCCGGTCGCCGAGATCATCTCCGAGATGGTCGGGGAGTTCGAATCCATCATGGACGGCCTCTCGGCGCGCTACGCCCGCGCCCGGGCCTGA